The following are from one region of the Amia ocellicauda isolate fAmiCal2 chromosome 1, fAmiCal2.hap1, whole genome shotgun sequence genome:
- the senp6a gene encoding sentrin-specific protease 6 isoform X3: MAHKRSLFIQALDRSEAKKDGGFKQNWSFSISDDNEEERDHDTAPLVRMDESDGLSSPEGKKPPSLKHFCSGEPLKTYERRPNNHLRSLKGNTIGLNMLGAGKKLSENSQAITAPSINSRTNYFIVGPSVSQGVVVQGRIFQHANAQAVVKTAAQRKEYPAQIQRVELDSIILTCPEPTDTDSLALGEEIKRRTQQKRRSSSEDMGSLFSSPENVEALEPNDYLTLCGKCDKPSEDHVTCENCGHLLSQDSPSNFKNSTNLTETASSLSRPAIHPHSSGPNSLQLSKNFYSSALTMKAPQVDKAMTTPIRITRGNPLLPNGRTGIATGSSPSVLKISKGKRQLEAKQHELNDPIVLSSDDEEEEADTASTGSVNRVDSVSPRPADPAHSSPAPSGGKVEAAVKENMEQSEWVTSDYFTDIDTRILIPRKARMKDQFGNVVPDKGKRRKLAPTNVATPCAKLPSRLDSFILDCRSIRLGTLRRMVIKPVIFTVEYIKIETEAATEESVQEILLKTSELVCCEWCSVRKLPVIFFQTTSSECLRLQRQLQMSKENGGVWYDCNATNIGEKYIVLIFENGLSLPDQVYLEGILHEIGKANNINDFLVKISFDEANVRLVRFTKTFGETVSKQKVSDSSLPMRMSTRLQASTQRKYEDDEEMAEFPLTFTGPIEKLIVYPPAPAKGGISVTNEDLHCLNEGEFLNDVIIDFYLKYLVLEKLKKEDAHRSHIFSSFFYKRLNQRERRSVPDSTNLPIQKRKHNRVKTWTRHVDLFQKDFIFVPINESAHWFLAVICFPGLEAAQLVPNPLYQPPDSRGSLNSSLVEESLSSSNEETEKRTESLASAPSPRVSRNTPSKVNVLGTSDPTSESESSTDHAKGVTVSSDGTEEDVRAGRPEGRTVDSRSSASVNGFQAQRKKAPQHFTDGLHRISVCYGGVDKNTADDTYTFSDQDSSQDESSEDGTDDMPNSADSAQWNTRPTICKQPCILIMDSLRGPTRSTVVKTLREYLEVEWEVRKGNKRSFAKDVMKGSSPRVPQQDNFSDCGVYVLQYVESFFENPLPSFHLPMDLTNWFPPQRMKKKREEIKELILKIQSRQQDKRGHRDSQTEALGESLLEKPTASC; the protein is encoded by the exons CTCTAGATAGATCAGAAGCCAAGAAAGATGGAGGTTTCAAGCAGAACTGGAGCTTTTCTATTTCCGATGACAATGAAGAAGAAAGGGATCATGA CACAGCTCCCTTAGTGAGAATGGATGAGTCTGATGGGTTGAGCAGCCCAGAGGGGAAGAAG CCGCCTTCCTTGAAACATTTTTGCAGTGGCGAGCCTCTGAAGACGTATGAACGAAGGCCAAATAATCATTTGAGATCGCTCAAAGGAAATACCATTGGTCTGAATATGCTGGGAGCTGGCAAGAAACTAag TGAAAATTCCCAGGCTATAACGGCGCCATCAATCAATAGCAGAACCAACTACTTCATCGTTGGCCCTTCGGTGTCACAGGGTGTTGTGGTACAAGGACGGATTTTCCAGCATGCCAACGCTCAAGCAGTTGTGAAAACCGCCGCCCAAAG AAAAGAATACCCAGCACAGATCCAAAGAGTGGAATTGGACAGCATCATCCTCACTTGTCCAGAACCCACAG ATACAGATAGTCTGGCTCTCGGAGAGGAAATTAAACGGCGGACACAGCAGAAGCGGCGATCTTCATCGGAGGACATGGGTAGCTTATTCTCATCACCGGAGAATGTGGAG GCTTTGGAACCTAATGATTACCTTACTCTGTGTGGGAAGTGTGACAAGCCCAGTGAAGACCACGTCACATGTGAAAACTGTGGGCATTTGCTTTCGCAGGACTCGCCGAGCAATTTCAAAAACAGCACTAATTTGACAGAAACGGCGTCCTCGTTATCCCGACCTGCGATTCATCCGCACTCGTCCGGACCAAACAGTCTGCAATTAAGCAAGAACTTCTACAGTTCAGCACTGACGATGAAGGCACCGCAGGTGGATAAAGCAATGACTACCCCCATACGGATAACCCGGGGTAATCCTTTACTTCCCAATGGGAGAACTGGCATAGCGACTGGATCAAGTCCCTCGGTATTGAAGATTTCAAAAGGCAAGAGACAGCTGGAAGCCAAGCAGCATGAGCTGAATGACCCAA TTGTGCTGTCCAGCGATGACGAGGAGGAAGAGGCGGACACTGCCAGCACAGGCAGTGTGAACAGGGTGGACAGTGTGTCCCCCCGCCCGGCTGACCCTGCACATTCCTCGCCAGCGCCCTCTGGTGGGAAGGTAGAGGCAGCTGTGAAGGAAAACATGGAGCAGTCTGAATGGGTAACCAGCGATTACTTTACAGACATAGATACCAGAATTTTGATACCAAGGAAGGCACGGATGAAAGACCAG TTTGGAAACGTAGTCCCTGATAAAGGAAAACGGCGAAAACTCGCTCCCACAAACGTAGCTACGCCTTGTGCAAAATTGCCCTCCCGGCTGGACAGTTTCATACTAGACTGCCGGAGTATACGACTGGGAACGCTGCGCAGGATGGTCATAAAGCCTGTGATT TTTACTGTAGAATATATCAAAATAGAAACTGAAG ctgcAACTGAGGAAAGTGTACAAGAAATATTGCTGAAGACCTCCGAACTGGTCTGTTGTGAATGGTGCAGCGTCAGAAAGCTGCCTGTGATCTTTTTCCAAACCACTTCCTCTGAATGCTTGCGTCTTCAGAGACAGCTGCAGATGTCTAAGGAAAATGGAGGAGTTTGGTATGATTGTAATGCTACAA ATATTGGGGAGAAATACATTGTCCTGATTTTTGAGAACGGTCTGTCATTACCCGATCAAGTTTACCTAGAAGGCATACTTCACGAAATCGGGAAAGCGAACAATATAAATGACTTTTTGGTCAAGATATCATTTGACGAAGCCAATGTCCGACTAGTGCGTTTCACGAAAACGTTTGGAGAGACTGTCTCAAAGCAAAAG GTGTCCGATTCCAGTTTGCCCATGCGTATGTCAACACGCCTCCAGGCCTCGACACAGAGAAAATATGAGGacgatgaagaaatggcagaatTCCCCCTAACTTTTACAGGCCCCATAGAAAA ATTAATCGTTTACCCACCTGCCCCAGCCAAGGGAGGGATTTCTGTCACAAATGAGGATCTCCACTGTCTCAACGAGGGAGAGTTTTTAAACGATGTCATAATCGACTTTTATTTGAA ATATTTGGTGcttgaaaaattaaaaaaggaagatGCCCACAGGAGTCACATATTCAGCTCATTTTTTTACAAGCGACTAAATCAAAGAGAGAGGAGAAGCGTCCCAGACTCCACTAATTTACC AATACAAAAGAGGAAACACAACCGAGTTAAAACCTGGACACGACATGTGGATCTTTTTCAGAAGGATTTCATTTTTGTGCCTATAAATGAATC AGCTCACTGGTTTCTAGCGGTCATTTGCTTCCCTGGTTTGGAAGCAGCGCAGCTTGTCCCCAACCCTTTGTACCAGCCACCCGACTCCAGGGGGTCATTGAACAGCTCGTTGGTTGAGGAAAGCCTATCTTCTTCCAATGAGGAGACAGAAAAACGTACGGAAAGTCTCGCCTCGGCCCCGTCCCCTCGCGTCTCCAGGAACACTCCCAGTAAGGTGAACGTCCTCGGCACCAGTGACCCCACTTCTGAAAGCGAGTCCAGCACAGACCACGCAAAAGGGGTGACGGTCTCTTCCGACGGCACGGAGGAGGACGTGAGGGCCGGCAGGCCTGAAGGCAGGACAGTGGACAGTCGCAGCTCTGCCTCAGTCAACGGCTTCCAGGCACAGAGGAAAAAAGCTCCCCAGCATTTCACAG ATGGTTTACACCGAATCAGTGTGTGCTATGGGGGTGTGGACAAGAACACCGCTGATGATACATATACCTTCTCCGATCAAGACTCCAGCCAG gatGAAAGCAGCGAGGACGGCACGGACGACATGCCGAATTCGGCAGACAGCGCACAGTGGAATACGAGACCCACCATCTGTAAACA ACCTTGCATTCTGATCATGGATTCATTACGAGGCCCGACgcgatccaccgtggtgaagaCATTACGAGA GTATCTGGAGGTGGAATGGGAAGTGAGAAAAGGGAACAAGAGGAGCTTTGCTAAAGATGTCATGAAGGGCTCAAGTCCGCGTGTACCTCAACAAGACAACTTTAGCGACTGTGGGGTTTACGTCCTGCAGTATGTTGAGAGCTTCTTTGAG aATCCACTCCCAAGCTTTCACCTCCCTATGGACTTGACGAACTGGTTTCCTCCACAGCGGATGAAGAAGAAGCGTGAGGAGATTAAGGAGCTCATTCTCAAAATCCAGAGCCGGCAGCAAGACAAGAGAGGGCACAGAGACAGTCAAACTGAAGCCCTGGGTGAATCTCTGCTAGAGAAACCCACCGCTAGCTGCTGA
- the senp6a gene encoding sentrin-specific protease 6 isoform X5: protein MAHKRSLFIQALDRSEAKKDGGFKQNWSFSISDDNEEERDHDTAPLVRMDESDGLSSPEGKKPPSLKHFCSGEPLKTYERRPNNHLRSLKGNTIGLNMLGAGKKLSENSQAITAPSINSRTNYFIVGPSVSQGVVVQGRIFQHANAQAVVKTAAQSSLDVKERKEYPAQIQRVELDSIILTCPEPTDTDSLALGEEIKRRTQQKRRSSSEDMGSLFSSPENVEDSPSNFKNSTNLTETASSLSRPAIHPHSSGPNSLQLSKNFYSSALTMKAPQVDKAMTTPIRITRGNPLLPNGRTGIATGSSPSVLKISKGKRQLEAKQHELNDPIVLSSDDEEEEADTASTGSVNRVDSVSPRPADPAHSSPAPSGGKVEAAVKENMEQSEWVTSDYFTDIDTRILIPRKARMKDQFGNVVPDKGKRRKLAPTNVATPCAKLPSRLDSFILDCRSIRLGTLRRMVIKPVIFTVEYIKIETEAATEESVQEILLKTSELVCCEWCSVRKLPVIFFQTTSSECLRLQRQLQMSKENGGVWYDCNATNIGEKYIVLIFENGLSLPDQVYLEGILHEIGKANNINDFLVKISFDEANVRLVRFTKTFGETVSKQKVSDSSLPMRMSTRLQASTQRKYEDDEEMAEFPLTFTGPIEKLIVYPPAPAKGGISVTNEDLHCLNEGEFLNDVIIDFYLKYLVLEKLKKEDAHRSHIFSSFFYKRLNQRERRSVPDSTNLPIQKRKHNRVKTWTRHVDLFQKDFIFVPINESAHWFLAVICFPGLEAAQLVPNPLYQPPDSRGSLNSSLVEESLSSSNEETEKRTESLASAPSPRVSRNTPSKVNVLGTSDPTSESESSTDHAKGVTVSSDGTEEDVRAGRPEGRTVDSRSSASVNGFQAQRKKAPQHFTDGLHRISVCYGGVDKNTADDTYTFSDQDSSQDESSEDGTDDMPNSADSAQWNTRPTICKQPCILIMDSLRGPTRSTVVKTLREYLEVEWEVRKGNKRSFAKDVMKGSSPRVPQQDNFSDCGVYVLQYVESFFENPLPSFHLPMDLTNWFPPQRMKKKREEIKELILKIQSRQQDKRGHRDSQTEALGESLLEKPTASC from the exons CTCTAGATAGATCAGAAGCCAAGAAAGATGGAGGTTTCAAGCAGAACTGGAGCTTTTCTATTTCCGATGACAATGAAGAAGAAAGGGATCATGA CACAGCTCCCTTAGTGAGAATGGATGAGTCTGATGGGTTGAGCAGCCCAGAGGGGAAGAAG CCGCCTTCCTTGAAACATTTTTGCAGTGGCGAGCCTCTGAAGACGTATGAACGAAGGCCAAATAATCATTTGAGATCGCTCAAAGGAAATACCATTGGTCTGAATATGCTGGGAGCTGGCAAGAAACTAag TGAAAATTCCCAGGCTATAACGGCGCCATCAATCAATAGCAGAACCAACTACTTCATCGTTGGCCCTTCGGTGTCACAGGGTGTTGTGGTACAAGGACGGATTTTCCAGCATGCCAACGCTCAAGCAGTTGTGAAAACCGCCGCCCAAAG CAGCCTTGACGTGAAGGAAAG AAAAGAATACCCAGCACAGATCCAAAGAGTGGAATTGGACAGCATCATCCTCACTTGTCCAGAACCCACAG ATACAGATAGTCTGGCTCTCGGAGAGGAAATTAAACGGCGGACACAGCAGAAGCGGCGATCTTCATCGGAGGACATGGGTAGCTTATTCTCATCACCGGAGAATGTGGAG GACTCGCCGAGCAATTTCAAAAACAGCACTAATTTGACAGAAACGGCGTCCTCGTTATCCCGACCTGCGATTCATCCGCACTCGTCCGGACCAAACAGTCTGCAATTAAGCAAGAACTTCTACAGTTCAGCACTGACGATGAAGGCACCGCAGGTGGATAAAGCAATGACTACCCCCATACGGATAACCCGGGGTAATCCTTTACTTCCCAATGGGAGAACTGGCATAGCGACTGGATCAAGTCCCTCGGTATTGAAGATTTCAAAAGGCAAGAGACAGCTGGAAGCCAAGCAGCATGAGCTGAATGACCCAA TTGTGCTGTCCAGCGATGACGAGGAGGAAGAGGCGGACACTGCCAGCACAGGCAGTGTGAACAGGGTGGACAGTGTGTCCCCCCGCCCGGCTGACCCTGCACATTCCTCGCCAGCGCCCTCTGGTGGGAAGGTAGAGGCAGCTGTGAAGGAAAACATGGAGCAGTCTGAATGGGTAACCAGCGATTACTTTACAGACATAGATACCAGAATTTTGATACCAAGGAAGGCACGGATGAAAGACCAG TTTGGAAACGTAGTCCCTGATAAAGGAAAACGGCGAAAACTCGCTCCCACAAACGTAGCTACGCCTTGTGCAAAATTGCCCTCCCGGCTGGACAGTTTCATACTAGACTGCCGGAGTATACGACTGGGAACGCTGCGCAGGATGGTCATAAAGCCTGTGATT TTTACTGTAGAATATATCAAAATAGAAACTGAAG ctgcAACTGAGGAAAGTGTACAAGAAATATTGCTGAAGACCTCCGAACTGGTCTGTTGTGAATGGTGCAGCGTCAGAAAGCTGCCTGTGATCTTTTTCCAAACCACTTCCTCTGAATGCTTGCGTCTTCAGAGACAGCTGCAGATGTCTAAGGAAAATGGAGGAGTTTGGTATGATTGTAATGCTACAA ATATTGGGGAGAAATACATTGTCCTGATTTTTGAGAACGGTCTGTCATTACCCGATCAAGTTTACCTAGAAGGCATACTTCACGAAATCGGGAAAGCGAACAATATAAATGACTTTTTGGTCAAGATATCATTTGACGAAGCCAATGTCCGACTAGTGCGTTTCACGAAAACGTTTGGAGAGACTGTCTCAAAGCAAAAG GTGTCCGATTCCAGTTTGCCCATGCGTATGTCAACACGCCTCCAGGCCTCGACACAGAGAAAATATGAGGacgatgaagaaatggcagaatTCCCCCTAACTTTTACAGGCCCCATAGAAAA ATTAATCGTTTACCCACCTGCCCCAGCCAAGGGAGGGATTTCTGTCACAAATGAGGATCTCCACTGTCTCAACGAGGGAGAGTTTTTAAACGATGTCATAATCGACTTTTATTTGAA ATATTTGGTGcttgaaaaattaaaaaaggaagatGCCCACAGGAGTCACATATTCAGCTCATTTTTTTACAAGCGACTAAATCAAAGAGAGAGGAGAAGCGTCCCAGACTCCACTAATTTACC AATACAAAAGAGGAAACACAACCGAGTTAAAACCTGGACACGACATGTGGATCTTTTTCAGAAGGATTTCATTTTTGTGCCTATAAATGAATC AGCTCACTGGTTTCTAGCGGTCATTTGCTTCCCTGGTTTGGAAGCAGCGCAGCTTGTCCCCAACCCTTTGTACCAGCCACCCGACTCCAGGGGGTCATTGAACAGCTCGTTGGTTGAGGAAAGCCTATCTTCTTCCAATGAGGAGACAGAAAAACGTACGGAAAGTCTCGCCTCGGCCCCGTCCCCTCGCGTCTCCAGGAACACTCCCAGTAAGGTGAACGTCCTCGGCACCAGTGACCCCACTTCTGAAAGCGAGTCCAGCACAGACCACGCAAAAGGGGTGACGGTCTCTTCCGACGGCACGGAGGAGGACGTGAGGGCCGGCAGGCCTGAAGGCAGGACAGTGGACAGTCGCAGCTCTGCCTCAGTCAACGGCTTCCAGGCACAGAGGAAAAAAGCTCCCCAGCATTTCACAG ATGGTTTACACCGAATCAGTGTGTGCTATGGGGGTGTGGACAAGAACACCGCTGATGATACATATACCTTCTCCGATCAAGACTCCAGCCAG gatGAAAGCAGCGAGGACGGCACGGACGACATGCCGAATTCGGCAGACAGCGCACAGTGGAATACGAGACCCACCATCTGTAAACA ACCTTGCATTCTGATCATGGATTCATTACGAGGCCCGACgcgatccaccgtggtgaagaCATTACGAGA GTATCTGGAGGTGGAATGGGAAGTGAGAAAAGGGAACAAGAGGAGCTTTGCTAAAGATGTCATGAAGGGCTCAAGTCCGCGTGTACCTCAACAAGACAACTTTAGCGACTGTGGGGTTTACGTCCTGCAGTATGTTGAGAGCTTCTTTGAG aATCCACTCCCAAGCTTTCACCTCCCTATGGACTTGACGAACTGGTTTCCTCCACAGCGGATGAAGAAGAAGCGTGAGGAGATTAAGGAGCTCATTCTCAAAATCCAGAGCCGGCAGCAAGACAAGAGAGGGCACAGAGACAGTCAAACTGAAGCCCTGGGTGAATCTCTGCTAGAGAAACCCACCGCTAGCTGCTGA
- the senp6a gene encoding sentrin-specific protease 6 isoform X6: protein MDESDGLSSPEGKKPPSLKHFCSGEPLKTYERRPNNHLRSLKGNTIGLNMLGAGKKLSENSQAITAPSINSRTNYFIVGPSVSQGVVVQGRIFQHANAQAVVKTAAQSSLDVKERKEYPAQIQRVELDSIILTCPEPTDTDSLALGEEIKRRTQQKRRSSSEDMGSLFSSPENVEALEPNDYLTLCGKCDKPSEDHVTCENCGHLLSQDSPSNFKNSTNLTETASSLSRPAIHPHSSGPNSLQLSKNFYSSALTMKAPQVDKAMTTPIRITRGNPLLPNGRTGIATGSSPSVLKISKGKRQLEAKQHELNDPIVLSSDDEEEEADTASTGSVNRVDSVSPRPADPAHSSPAPSGGKVEAAVKENMEQSEWVTSDYFTDIDTRILIPRKARMKDQFGNVVPDKGKRRKLAPTNVATPCAKLPSRLDSFILDCRSIRLGTLRRMVIKPVIFTVEYIKIETEAATEESVQEILLKTSELVCCEWCSVRKLPVIFFQTTSSECLRLQRQLQMSKENGGVWYDCNATNIGEKYIVLIFENGLSLPDQVYLEGILHEIGKANNINDFLVKISFDEANVRLVRFTKTFGETVSKQKVSDSSLPMRMSTRLQASTQRKYEDDEEMAEFPLTFTGPIEKLIVYPPAPAKGGISVTNEDLHCLNEGEFLNDVIIDFYLKYLVLEKLKKEDAHRSHIFSSFFYKRLNQRERRSVPDSTNLPIQKRKHNRVKTWTRHVDLFQKDFIFVPINESAHWFLAVICFPGLEAAQLVPNPLYQPPDSRGSLNSSLVEESLSSSNEETEKRTESLASAPSPRVSRNTPSKVNVLGTSDPTSESESSTDHAKGVTVSSDGTEEDVRAGRPEGRTVDSRSSASVNGFQAQRKKAPQHFTDGLHRISVCYGGVDKNTADDTYTFSDQDSSQDESSEDGTDDMPNSADSAQWNTRPTICKQPCILIMDSLRGPTRSTVVKTLREYLEVEWEVRKGNKRSFAKDVMKGSSPRVPQQDNFSDCGVYVLQYVESFFENPLPSFHLPMDLTNWFPPQRMKKKREEIKELILKIQSRQQDKRGHRDSQTEALGESLLEKPTASC from the exons ATGGATGAGTCTGATGGGTTGAGCAGCCCAGAGGGGAAGAAG CCGCCTTCCTTGAAACATTTTTGCAGTGGCGAGCCTCTGAAGACGTATGAACGAAGGCCAAATAATCATTTGAGATCGCTCAAAGGAAATACCATTGGTCTGAATATGCTGGGAGCTGGCAAGAAACTAag TGAAAATTCCCAGGCTATAACGGCGCCATCAATCAATAGCAGAACCAACTACTTCATCGTTGGCCCTTCGGTGTCACAGGGTGTTGTGGTACAAGGACGGATTTTCCAGCATGCCAACGCTCAAGCAGTTGTGAAAACCGCCGCCCAAAG CAGCCTTGACGTGAAGGAAAG AAAAGAATACCCAGCACAGATCCAAAGAGTGGAATTGGACAGCATCATCCTCACTTGTCCAGAACCCACAG ATACAGATAGTCTGGCTCTCGGAGAGGAAATTAAACGGCGGACACAGCAGAAGCGGCGATCTTCATCGGAGGACATGGGTAGCTTATTCTCATCACCGGAGAATGTGGAG GCTTTGGAACCTAATGATTACCTTACTCTGTGTGGGAAGTGTGACAAGCCCAGTGAAGACCACGTCACATGTGAAAACTGTGGGCATTTGCTTTCGCAGGACTCGCCGAGCAATTTCAAAAACAGCACTAATTTGACAGAAACGGCGTCCTCGTTATCCCGACCTGCGATTCATCCGCACTCGTCCGGACCAAACAGTCTGCAATTAAGCAAGAACTTCTACAGTTCAGCACTGACGATGAAGGCACCGCAGGTGGATAAAGCAATGACTACCCCCATACGGATAACCCGGGGTAATCCTTTACTTCCCAATGGGAGAACTGGCATAGCGACTGGATCAAGTCCCTCGGTATTGAAGATTTCAAAAGGCAAGAGACAGCTGGAAGCCAAGCAGCATGAGCTGAATGACCCAA TTGTGCTGTCCAGCGATGACGAGGAGGAAGAGGCGGACACTGCCAGCACAGGCAGTGTGAACAGGGTGGACAGTGTGTCCCCCCGCCCGGCTGACCCTGCACATTCCTCGCCAGCGCCCTCTGGTGGGAAGGTAGAGGCAGCTGTGAAGGAAAACATGGAGCAGTCTGAATGGGTAACCAGCGATTACTTTACAGACATAGATACCAGAATTTTGATACCAAGGAAGGCACGGATGAAAGACCAG TTTGGAAACGTAGTCCCTGATAAAGGAAAACGGCGAAAACTCGCTCCCACAAACGTAGCTACGCCTTGTGCAAAATTGCCCTCCCGGCTGGACAGTTTCATACTAGACTGCCGGAGTATACGACTGGGAACGCTGCGCAGGATGGTCATAAAGCCTGTGATT TTTACTGTAGAATATATCAAAATAGAAACTGAAG ctgcAACTGAGGAAAGTGTACAAGAAATATTGCTGAAGACCTCCGAACTGGTCTGTTGTGAATGGTGCAGCGTCAGAAAGCTGCCTGTGATCTTTTTCCAAACCACTTCCTCTGAATGCTTGCGTCTTCAGAGACAGCTGCAGATGTCTAAGGAAAATGGAGGAGTTTGGTATGATTGTAATGCTACAA ATATTGGGGAGAAATACATTGTCCTGATTTTTGAGAACGGTCTGTCATTACCCGATCAAGTTTACCTAGAAGGCATACTTCACGAAATCGGGAAAGCGAACAATATAAATGACTTTTTGGTCAAGATATCATTTGACGAAGCCAATGTCCGACTAGTGCGTTTCACGAAAACGTTTGGAGAGACTGTCTCAAAGCAAAAG GTGTCCGATTCCAGTTTGCCCATGCGTATGTCAACACGCCTCCAGGCCTCGACACAGAGAAAATATGAGGacgatgaagaaatggcagaatTCCCCCTAACTTTTACAGGCCCCATAGAAAA ATTAATCGTTTACCCACCTGCCCCAGCCAAGGGAGGGATTTCTGTCACAAATGAGGATCTCCACTGTCTCAACGAGGGAGAGTTTTTAAACGATGTCATAATCGACTTTTATTTGAA ATATTTGGTGcttgaaaaattaaaaaaggaagatGCCCACAGGAGTCACATATTCAGCTCATTTTTTTACAAGCGACTAAATCAAAGAGAGAGGAGAAGCGTCCCAGACTCCACTAATTTACC AATACAAAAGAGGAAACACAACCGAGTTAAAACCTGGACACGACATGTGGATCTTTTTCAGAAGGATTTCATTTTTGTGCCTATAAATGAATC AGCTCACTGGTTTCTAGCGGTCATTTGCTTCCCTGGTTTGGAAGCAGCGCAGCTTGTCCCCAACCCTTTGTACCAGCCACCCGACTCCAGGGGGTCATTGAACAGCTCGTTGGTTGAGGAAAGCCTATCTTCTTCCAATGAGGAGACAGAAAAACGTACGGAAAGTCTCGCCTCGGCCCCGTCCCCTCGCGTCTCCAGGAACACTCCCAGTAAGGTGAACGTCCTCGGCACCAGTGACCCCACTTCTGAAAGCGAGTCCAGCACAGACCACGCAAAAGGGGTGACGGTCTCTTCCGACGGCACGGAGGAGGACGTGAGGGCCGGCAGGCCTGAAGGCAGGACAGTGGACAGTCGCAGCTCTGCCTCAGTCAACGGCTTCCAGGCACAGAGGAAAAAAGCTCCCCAGCATTTCACAG ATGGTTTACACCGAATCAGTGTGTGCTATGGGGGTGTGGACAAGAACACCGCTGATGATACATATACCTTCTCCGATCAAGACTCCAGCCAG gatGAAAGCAGCGAGGACGGCACGGACGACATGCCGAATTCGGCAGACAGCGCACAGTGGAATACGAGACCCACCATCTGTAAACA ACCTTGCATTCTGATCATGGATTCATTACGAGGCCCGACgcgatccaccgtggtgaagaCATTACGAGA GTATCTGGAGGTGGAATGGGAAGTGAGAAAAGGGAACAAGAGGAGCTTTGCTAAAGATGTCATGAAGGGCTCAAGTCCGCGTGTACCTCAACAAGACAACTTTAGCGACTGTGGGGTTTACGTCCTGCAGTATGTTGAGAGCTTCTTTGAG aATCCACTCCCAAGCTTTCACCTCCCTATGGACTTGACGAACTGGTTTCCTCCACAGCGGATGAAGAAGAAGCGTGAGGAGATTAAGGAGCTCATTCTCAAAATCCAGAGCCGGCAGCAAGACAAGAGAGGGCACAGAGACAGTCAAACTGAAGCCCTGGGTGAATCTCTGCTAGAGAAACCCACCGCTAGCTGCTGA